The uncultured Dysgonomonas sp. genome contains the following window.
GTTCGGGATGTGGCTTGCCGTGCTTAACATCGAAGGCTGTAACCATCTTGTCCCTGGCAAATAATCCGGGGAAGTTGTGTTCCAGCTTGTTGATAAGTGTAGGTTGCCCCGATCCGGTGACAAGTACAGGCATAAGACCGTCTTCGTTCACTGCCTTAACAAAGTCATAGGCAAAAGGAATTAGCGCCCCGTCATTGTATTTGGTAAAGAGTTCCGTTTTACGTTTATATATGGTCTCCGTTTCTTGCTTAGTGGCGTCTCTTCCTTTTTCCCTGTTCATCAGGTGATTGATGGTTTTGCTGCCGACCATGCCTTCATACAGGTAAAACTCTTCGGGAGTACTGGGAATATCGAATTCGTCCATTGTCTCCTTCCACGATTTG
Protein-coding sequences here:
- a CDS encoding HAD-IA family hydrolase; the protein is MTTPFKDYLNKHNYTRFDLKAVLFDMDGVLYDSMKWHAKSWKETMDEFDIPSTPEEFYLYEGMVGSKTINHLMNREKGRDATKQETETIYKRKTELFTKYNDGALIPFAYDFVKAVNEDGLMPVLVTGSGQPTLINKLEHNFPGLFARDKMVTAFDVKHGKPHPEPYLMGLKKGGVLNPNQAIVIENAPRGVEAAVAAGIFTIAVNTGPMPDKILIDAGADIVLPSMKVLYNNWPEYYKILKED